One segment of Dolichospermum sp. DET69 DNA contains the following:
- a CDS encoding type II toxin-antitoxin system HigB family toxin → MRIIARSTLREYWQKYPDTEQPLKAWFDDASRANWQSPSDIKEVYANASIIANNRVVFNIKGNNYRLIIHIRYEIGIVFIRFIGTHQEYDKIDAKIV, encoded by the coding sequence ATGAGAATTATTGCTCGGAGTACCCTAAGAGAATATTGGCAAAAATATCCTGATACAGAACAGCCTTTAAAAGCTTGGTTTGATGATGCTTCCCGTGCGAATTGGCAAAGTCCATCAGATATTAAAGAAGTTTATGCTAACGCTAGTATTATTGCCAATAATCGTGTAGTTTTTAATATTAAAGGAAATAATTATCGTTTAATTATCCATATTCGTTATGAGATTGGTATTGTTTTTATTCGCTTTATTGGGACTCATCAAGAATATGACAAAATAGATGCTAAAATTGTTTAA
- a CDS encoding transcriptional regulator encodes MNLKPIKTERDYQQALKEIEQIFDAEPNTLEYEKLDVLTTLVEVYEQKNYPIDPPSPIAAILYYLESRNQGISTFIENLKRHGVSEELINTALNEMTQ; translated from the coding sequence ATGAATTTGAAACCAATCAAAACTGAAAGAGATTATCAACAGGCACTAAAAGAAATAGAACAAATTTTTGATGCCGAACCAAATACACTAGAATATGAAAAATTAGATGTTTTAACAACTTTAGTAGAAGTTTATGAACAAAAAAATTATCCTATTGATCCTCCATCCCCCATTGCAGCAATTTTATATTATTTAGAAAGTCGTAATCAAGGAATTTCTACTTTTATTGAAAATTTAAAACGTCATGGAGTTAGTGAAGAACTCATTAATACTGCTTTAAATGAAATGACTCAATGA
- a CDS encoding glycoside hydrolase family 57 protein, producing MALGYVALVLHAHLPFVRHPGSDYVLEEEWLYEAITETYIPLLKVFEGLKRDGIDFKLTMSMTPPLVSMLRDPLLQERYDAHLSQLEELIELEANRNVHNGHVRYLAEHYATEFNEARELWERYQGDLVTAFKQFQDSNNLEIITCGATHGYLPLMKMYPQAVWAQIQVACEHYEETFGQAPRGIWLPECAYYEGVERMLADAGLRYFLTDGHGILYARPRPRFGSYAPIFTEPGVAAFGRDHESSQQVWSSEVGYPGAAEYREFYKDLGWEAEYEYIKPYIMPNGQRKNTGIKYHKITGRGLGLADKALYDPYWAREKAAEHAANFMYNREQQAGHLHNIMGRPPIIVSPYDAELFGHWWYEGPWFIDYLFRKSWYDQKTYEMTHLADYLRDNPSQQVCRPAQSSWGFKGFHEYWLNDTNAWVYPHLHKAAERMIEISQIEAEDELQEKALNQAARELLLAQSSDWAFIMRTGTMVPYAVRRTRSHLMRFNKLYEDVKVGKVDSGWLEKVESMDNIFPNINYRVYRPAF from the coding sequence ATGGCTCTAGGCTACGTCGCGCTTGTACTTCACGCACACCTGCCCTTCGTTCGTCACCCTGGAAGTGACTATGTGCTGGAAGAAGAATGGCTGTATGAAGCAATTACAGAAACTTACATTCCTTTATTAAAAGTATTTGAAGGCTTAAAGCGAGACGGCATTGATTTTAAACTAACAATGAGTATGACTCCGCCTTTGGTGTCCATGCTCCGCGACCCGCTGCTGCAAGAACGCTATGATGCTCATCTATCACAGTTAGAAGAGCTTATAGAACTAGAAGCCAACCGAAATGTCCATAATGGTCATGTTCGTTATTTAGCAGAACACTATGCAACTGAGTTTAATGAAGCGCGGGAATTATGGGAACGTTATCAGGGTGATTTAGTTACAGCATTTAAACAATTCCAAGATAGTAATAACTTAGAAATTATTACCTGTGGTGCTACTCACGGCTACCTACCATTAATGAAAATGTATCCCCAAGCTGTGTGGGCGCAAATTCAGGTAGCTTGTGAACATTACGAAGAAACCTTTGGTCAAGCCCCCAGAGGAATTTGGTTGCCAGAATGTGCTTATTATGAAGGTGTGGAGCGAATGCTGGCGGATGCTGGTCTACGTTATTTCCTCACCGATGGACATGGTATTTTATACGCCCGTCCTCGTCCTCGCTTCGGTAGCTATGCCCCGATTTTTACAGAACCCGGTGTAGCAGCTTTTGGTCGAGATCATGAATCTTCCCAGCAAGTATGGTCTTCTGAGGTAGGTTATCCTGGTGCAGCAGAATATCGGGAATTTTATAAAGATTTGGGTTGGGAAGCTGAATATGAATATATTAAGCCCTATATTATGCCTAATGGGCAGCGAAAAAATACAGGTATTAAGTATCATAAAATTACTGGGCGGGGCTTAGGTCTTGCTGATAAAGCCCTGTATGATCCTTATTGGGCAAGGGAAAAAGCCGCAGAACACGCTGCTAACTTCATGTATAATCGGGAGCAACAAGCTGGGCATTTACACAATATCATGGGTCGTCCACCAATTATTGTTTCCCCTTATGATGCAGAATTATTTGGTCATTGGTGGTATGAGGGTCCTTGGTTCATTGATTATCTGTTCCGTAAATCATGGTATGACCAAAAAACTTATGAAATGACCCATTTAGCTGATTATTTACGGGATAATCCTAGTCAGCAAGTATGTCGTCCGGCTCAGTCGAGTTGGGGCTTTAAGGGTTTCCATGAATATTGGTTGAATGATACTAATGCTTGGGTTTACCCACATTTGCACAAAGCTGCGGAACGAATGATTGAAATTTCTCAAATCGAAGCTGAAGATGAATTACAGGAAAAAGCACTCAACCAAGCTGCGAGAGAATTGTTATTAGCACAATCTTCTGACTGGGCGTTTATTATGCGGACAGGAACAATGGTTCCCTATGCGGTAAGAAGAACCAGATCCCACTTAATGCGGTTTAATAAACTGTATGAAGATGTCAAAGTTGGTAAAGTTGATAGTGGTTGGTTGGAAAAAGTCGAATCAATGGATAATATTTTCCCCAATATTAACTATCGTGTTTATCGTCCAGCATTTTAA
- a CDS encoding ribonuclease produces the protein MRMKTLLIASSLLVTSLVVSDSAIAQTRGTPGKFDFYVLTLSWSPDYCAKNGQRDQQQCNSGKKLGFVLHGLWPQYQKGYPASCSTEKLTPAVKQKFPGLYPSDKLYNHEWQKHGTCAGTTPQGYLALSKNLKDSVAIPPAYNRPPKPFRTTIQGLKSTFISANSEFTANGIAPYCSDSGKFLKEVFFCYAKDGKAGTCSEEILKRSRKSCGQADFLVRNVR, from the coding sequence ATGCGGATGAAAACACTTTTAATTGCATCTTCTTTATTAGTAACTAGTCTAGTTGTATCTGATAGTGCAATTGCTCAAACTCGCGGAACTCCAGGTAAATTTGATTTTTACGTTCTTACCCTTTCCTGGTCTCCTGACTATTGCGCGAAAAATGGTCAGCGTGACCAACAGCAATGTAATTCAGGTAAAAAACTGGGTTTTGTTTTACATGGTTTATGGCCACAATATCAAAAAGGCTATCCTGCTAGTTGTTCAACGGAGAAATTAACTCCAGCAGTAAAGCAGAAATTTCCAGGTTTGTATCCCAGTGATAAGCTTTATAATCATGAATGGCAAAAACATGGAACTTGTGCGGGAACAACTCCTCAAGGATATCTAGCATTAAGTAAAAATCTAAAAGATTCTGTTGCTATTCCCCCGGCTTATAATCGTCCTCCCAAACCCTTTCGGACTACAATTCAAGGGTTAAAAAGTACATTTATCAGTGCTAATAGTGAATTTACTGCTAATGGCATAGCACCTTATTGTTCTGATTCTGGTAAATTCTTAAAAGAAGTATTTTTTTGCTATGCTAAGGATGGGAAAGCTGGTACTTGTAGCGAAGAGATTTTGAAACGTTCTCGCAAAAGTTGTGGACAAGCAGATTTTTTAGTGAGAAATGTTCGGTAG